One Ignavibacteriota bacterium DNA segment encodes these proteins:
- a CDS encoding type II secretion system F family protein: MLESRVSLQRSLEVLLVQTRNPRLREVIADIGRSVRHGNPLHQALARHPRVFDPLFIVTVEVGQETGRLADVLAHLAEYLEKMAALRRKLTQAMTYPLLVATVALGSILFLLVFIVPSFGEMFSSFQKELPPVTEFVVDVSKLVTSYGWYAAGIAAAVALGLMFLVDGQALAKRGAVLALRLPVAGDILVKTQVARFCRTLATLLGAQVSLVKALEVSERGLWIEGMREEVGRIQRSVKHGRSISAPLESSPYFPPMVSQMIAVGEETSELDRMLFKVATFHERELDSKIEALSSLIEPVVVLLLGFVVAGILIAMYLPMFELVGSFGGG; this comes from the coding sequence ATGCTGGAGTCACGCGTCTCGCTCCAGCGCTCTCTGGAAGTGCTGCTCGTACAGACCCGCAATCCCCGCCTCCGGGAGGTCATTGCCGATATCGGCCGCTCTGTCCGCCACGGCAACCCGCTTCACCAGGCGCTTGCACGTCATCCCCGCGTGTTCGACCCGCTCTTCATCGTGACCGTCGAGGTGGGCCAGGAGACGGGGCGTCTGGCCGACGTTCTTGCGCACCTTGCGGAGTATCTTGAGAAAATGGCGGCTCTCCGCCGAAAACTCACGCAGGCCATGACCTACCCGCTCCTTGTTGCTACAGTGGCACTCGGCTCGATCCTCTTCCTCCTGGTGTTCATCGTTCCTTCCTTTGGCGAGATGTTTTCGAGTTTTCAGAAGGAGCTGCCGCCCGTGACAGAATTTGTCGTGGATGTGAGCAAGCTCGTGACTTCCTATGGCTGGTACGCTGCGGGCATTGCTGCGGCCGTCGCCCTTGGCCTCATGTTCCTTGTGGATGGACAGGCACTGGCAAAGCGAGGAGCCGTACTGGCCCTCCGGCTCCCTGTGGCAGGCGACATCCTGGTGAAAACCCAAGTGGCGCGCTTCTGCCGGACTCTGGCAACGCTGCTCGGGGCGCAGGTGTCGCTCGTGAAGGCGCTGGAAGTGTCGGAGCGGGGGCTGTGGATCGAAGGGATGCGGGAGGAAGTGGGACGAATCCAGCGTTCGGTGAAGCATGGCCGGTCGATTTCTGCGCCACTTGAGTCATCCCCGTACTTTCCGCCGATGGTCAGTCAGATGATCGCGGTGGGAGAGGAGACAAGCGAACTGGACAGGATGCTATTCAAAGTGGCTACCTTTCACGAGAGGGAGTTGGACTCGAAGATCGAAGCGCTCTCTTCGCTGATCGAACCCGTGGTGGTCCTGCTCCTGGGCTTTGTGGTGGCGGGCATCCTAATCGCGATGTACCTTCCTATGTTCGAGCTGGTGGGGTCGTTTGGAGGTGGGTGA
- a CDS encoding PD40 domain-containing protein, which translates to MTQWILRLSLLLVLMVIAQCCDDFGLEPAIGWSDYREARLLYSNAEGVQVLDLKSGKRTVLAKNGERIEYYHIASANPRSDAANARWSPDGTKIIYVEGISETDYSQITIMNVDGTDKRVVVADGAPLKPNWSPNGSELVYQKSPAGFGANHQIYIIGVDGSNERRVTFRDGQDSQPAYSGDGDAIVYTSDISGATFTRQLFMIRIDGTDSEQLTYPTGRTQLASGPSSSRRSDMIVFSGKDHVEPDLEIFLIGESDRSIIQLTNRVASGGSWINNAAASWSNDGKLVVYTQHAFGLVSGLRPLPSVWVMKADGSAQTLIIENAQDPDLFLKP; encoded by the coding sequence ATGACACAGTGGATTCTGCGACTCTCCTTGCTCTTGGTACTCATGGTCATCGCGCAATGCTGCGATGATTTTGGCTTGGAACCTGCGATTGGTTGGAGCGATTACCGAGAGGCCAGATTGCTCTATTCAAACGCTGAGGGTGTGCAAGTCCTTGACCTCAAGAGCGGAAAGCGAACAGTATTGGCTAAGAACGGAGAGAGAATCGAGTACTACCATATCGCATCAGCAAACCCTCGGAGCGACGCCGCAAATGCTCGCTGGAGCCCAGACGGGACGAAGATTATCTACGTGGAGGGAATCAGCGAGACAGATTACTCGCAAATCACTATCATGAATGTTGACGGCACAGACAAGCGAGTAGTTGTTGCAGACGGCGCCCCTTTGAAGCCAAATTGGAGTCCGAACGGATCTGAACTCGTCTACCAGAAATCTCCTGCGGGATTTGGCGCAAATCACCAGATTTACATTATTGGCGTAGATGGATCGAACGAAAGACGCGTAACTTTTCGAGACGGTCAAGATTCTCAACCGGCCTATTCAGGAGACGGCGACGCGATAGTCTACACATCCGATATTTCAGGCGCAACATTCACAAGACAGCTGTTCATGATCAGAATTGACGGCACGGACAGTGAGCAGTTGACTTATCCAACCGGCCGAACTCAGCTGGCGAGCGGTCCATCCTCGTCGCGTCGCTCTGACATGATCGTCTTTTCGGGCAAGGATCACGTTGAGCCAGACCTCGAAATATTTCTAATAGGTGAATCAGACCGAAGTATCATTCAATTGACGAATCGAGTTGCCTCAGGCGGTTCATGGATCAACAATGCCGCCGCCTCATGGTCAAACGATGGCAAGTTGGTGGTGTACACTCAACATGCATTCGGATTGGTCTCGGGTCTACGTCCACTGCCCTCGGTATGGGTAATGAAAGCCGATGGCTCTGCTCAAACGCTTATCATTGAGAATGCCCAAGATCCGGATCTCTTTCTGAAACCGTAA
- a CDS encoding M36 family metallopeptidase has translation MRTTRLFSFLWMATIVTQMNYAQKLPQESIHDWSTLEIPKTEIRDGNRVNVRTNIPVALYGINYGPIAASPETIARQFLGDYHQMFRMKGDLSDLQHDLTQEVPGGYHVRFHQNFNGIPVYLSDIVVSISSNTVTMFMGNYFSSIDLASVKPRISEAAAVQGAKTAIGATGSPTGPQKIKLIVVSDTVQYHLAYQIILPLSEPDGEWEVITDAETGTILAVRNLEFKYDGHGFVHRPDPLTTAQAYYGAQGYVDNNDNNSNELAIQRISVTLPSIGYSGGVYKLEGPYVTISDWDAPAIVPVTSTNGSFFYDRSQDGFEDVMVYFYIDQNQRYLQSLGYTNIQNGSIVADPHGHNGLDRSSYQPSQNRIRYGIGGVDDAEDADVILHEYGHAIQSAQVPDWGVTDETDAMGEGFGDYWAGSYSASLSAFEQDRLYMWDAGIQSNYSGVFWSGRRLDSPLTYFDYDGSQAIYVNCAIWSGTLWDLRQTLGRDVTDKLVIKHHYYLSSSATMPDAAQALLQADRDLYQGSHLFQINETLFNRGFRPTLYVPSVFSTIESALSTAGSGQTVAVSPATYTVNGNLTVASGRTLQLSSTTLSFSGYYKLRVEGRLYAGGSCTFTRSGGQWIGIEFYGAPSGSEIFGCTIENAQTGVSVISSGSTSIRYCTIQNNSTGIYSSGSQHVISNNCVTGNATGVNCANYSTVDFEINNWIKFNSTGIAIDLYSTPWLGTTQFPVYCSIWGNDWDVWSTNQATLSAQVNYWGSYPANPMIYGDIDISNELSSEPSMKVSASLSVKPPSELLPSDESGSTDTLGMSELSAALFLGGPYGNRDIQNTYRSLITRYPDKHSGEIALSRLEVSCEKQGESPKDMLRSLVAIHRDATLGDLARLRLAHRLLQDGAAEEALALVKPIADARGRFEREALYDVGSILWYRLGQKFEGEKCFRLLADRHPDDPLAHSGLATLGELPKGKQVMKPIGKESVPVSFSLGEPYPNPFNPSTQIDFALPKNGFVSMVVYDCLGSEVERLAHGYYSAGNHALHWNASALASGVYYARLSVTDDLGNYVYVKTSKLILAK, from the coding sequence ATGCGGACCACTCGACTCTTCTCCTTTTTGTGGATGGCGACTATCGTGACTCAGATGAATTATGCCCAAAAACTCCCGCAAGAATCTATTCACGATTGGTCCACATTAGAGATACCCAAAACCGAAATAAGGGATGGAAATCGGGTAAACGTCCGCACGAATATCCCGGTAGCACTATATGGCATCAACTATGGTCCAATCGCTGCATCACCGGAGACTATTGCGCGTCAGTTCTTGGGCGACTACCACCAAATGTTCAGAATGAAAGGGGACCTCTCGGATCTTCAACATGATCTCACTCAAGAGGTTCCGGGCGGTTATCATGTTCGGTTTCACCAAAATTTCAATGGTATACCGGTTTACCTTTCCGACATTGTTGTGAGCATCAGTTCTAACACGGTGACGATGTTCATGGGCAACTATTTCTCAAGCATTGACTTGGCGTCGGTAAAACCAAGGATCTCTGAAGCGGCAGCGGTGCAAGGTGCAAAGACGGCGATAGGGGCAACGGGAAGCCCAACAGGTCCGCAGAAAATCAAGCTCATTGTTGTATCCGACACCGTTCAATATCATCTCGCGTATCAGATAATTCTGCCCTTGTCAGAACCCGACGGTGAGTGGGAGGTAATCACGGACGCCGAGACGGGGACGATTCTCGCTGTACGAAACCTTGAGTTCAAATACGACGGACACGGTTTTGTCCACAGACCCGACCCGCTTACGACGGCGCAGGCGTACTATGGGGCGCAAGGATATGTTGACAATAACGACAATAATTCCAATGAACTCGCGATACAGAGAATCTCCGTGACCCTTCCGAGCATTGGATACTCGGGAGGAGTCTACAAGTTGGAAGGCCCCTACGTCACCATCTCAGATTGGGATGCTCCGGCAATCGTGCCGGTCACCAGTACAAACGGGAGTTTCTTCTACGACCGGAGTCAAGATGGATTCGAAGACGTGATGGTCTATTTCTACATTGATCAAAACCAGAGGTACTTGCAGAGTCTGGGGTACACGAATATCCAGAACGGCTCCATTGTGGCCGATCCACACGGCCACAATGGACTAGATCGATCATCATACCAGCCCAGCCAGAATAGAATTCGCTACGGGATTGGCGGTGTGGATGATGCAGAGGATGCTGATGTGATCCTGCATGAGTATGGCCATGCCATTCAATCCGCACAGGTGCCGGATTGGGGCGTAACCGATGAGACGGATGCCATGGGTGAGGGCTTTGGGGACTATTGGGCAGGGAGCTATTCGGCCAGTCTCTCTGCTTTTGAACAAGACCGGCTCTACATGTGGGATGCTGGAATCCAAAGTAACTACAGTGGAGTATTCTGGTCGGGTCGGAGACTTGATAGTCCGCTAACGTACTTTGATTACGACGGTAGTCAGGCTATTTATGTGAACTGCGCAATTTGGTCAGGTACCTTATGGGATCTTCGGCAGACTCTTGGCAGAGATGTCACTGACAAACTCGTGATCAAGCACCATTACTACCTATCTTCAAGCGCGACCATGCCCGATGCTGCTCAAGCACTCCTACAAGCAGACAGGGATCTCTACCAAGGCTCACATCTCTTCCAAATAAATGAGACACTTTTCAATCGAGGATTCCGGCCGACGCTGTACGTTCCTTCTGTTTTCTCGACAATTGAGTCAGCTCTGTCGACTGCTGGAAGCGGTCAGACGGTAGCTGTATCTCCCGCAACTTACACCGTCAATGGCAATCTCACTGTTGCCAGCGGCCGCACTCTTCAATTATCTTCTACTACCCTTTCATTCTCGGGCTACTACAAATTGCGTGTAGAGGGTAGACTATATGCCGGCGGTAGCTGCACGTTCACACGCTCAGGAGGCCAGTGGATTGGCATTGAATTCTATGGTGCGCCATCGGGGAGCGAAATCTTCGGTTGCACTATCGAGAACGCACAAACCGGAGTCTCGGTGATCTCATCAGGCTCGACGAGCATCCGTTACTGCACGATTCAGAACAACTCGACTGGCATCTACTCTTCGGGCTCTCAACATGTGATTTCAAACAATTGCGTCACCGGCAATGCTACAGGCGTCAACTGTGCGAACTATTCGACAGTGGATTTCGAAATTAACAACTGGATCAAGTTCAATTCAACAGGGATCGCCATTGACCTTTACTCGACCCCTTGGCTCGGGACAACACAATTCCCAGTCTATTGCAGCATTTGGGGTAACGATTGGGATGTGTGGTCTACCAACCAAGCGACATTGAGCGCTCAAGTCAACTATTGGGGTAGCTATCCCGCGAATCCAATGATCTATGGGGATATAGACATTTCGAACGAGCTCTCGTCCGAGCCATCGATGAAAGTATCAGCATCTCTATCAGTGAAGCCTCCATCTGAGCTTCTCCCTTCGGATGAATCTGGTTCCACGGATACTCTAGGTATGAGTGAGCTTTCCGCCGCATTGTTCCTGGGAGGACCATATGGAAATCGAGACATCCAGAATACTTATCGGAGTCTGATCACGCGCTACCCTGATAAGCATAGTGGTGAGATTGCACTATCACGGCTTGAAGTATCCTGCGAAAAGCAAGGGGAATCACCAAAGGACATGCTGAGATCTCTTGTGGCAATTCACAGGGATGCCACGCTCGGCGACCTGGCCAGGCTTCGCCTCGCCCATCGACTGCTCCAGGACGGAGCAGCTGAAGAAGCGCTTGCTCTTGTTAAGCCAATCGCAGATGCAAGAGGCAGGTTTGAGCGTGAGGCACTCTACGATGTTGGCTCGATTCTTTGGTATAGACTCGGTCAGAAGTTCGAAGGGGAGAAGTGTTTCCGTCTGCTTGCTGATCGGCACCCTGACGATCCGCTAGCGCACTCGGGATTGGCAACTCTCGGCGAGTTGCCAAAGGGAAAGCAGGTGATGAAACCGATTGGGAAGGAATCCGTCCCGGTTTCCTTCTCGCTCGGAGAACCATATCCCAATCCGTTCAATCCGTCCACGCAGATCGATTTCGCGCTTCCGAAGAATGGGTTTGTATCGATGGTCGTCTATGATTGTCTGGG